In Brassica napus cultivar Da-Ae chromosome A3, Da-Ae, whole genome shotgun sequence, the sequence AAGGTTCGATCTTTATTGAGTTTTAGAGTTCCACTGAGTTGAATGAATATTAAAGTCCATTACTTTGTTCCATTGAGTTGAATGGATATTTAAAGTCGATTACTTTGTGTGTGGGTGCAAATTATTCAGCAGATAAACCACGAAGAAGAGGTGAACCGAGCTCGGTACATACCTCAGAACCCTTTTGTGATTGCTACCAAGACGGTTAACGCGGAGGTGTATGTGTTTGATTACAGCAAGCATCCGTCTAAGCCGCCGCTTGATGAGCTTGTAACCCTGATTTGAGGCTGAGAGGTCACAGCTCTGAGGGGTATGGCTTTTCTTGTAGTAAGTTCAAGGCGGGGTATTTGCTTAGTGGGTCTGATGACGCTCAGATCTGTTTGTGGGATATTGACGCTACTCCTAAAAATAAGGTCATTGATGCTCAGCAGATCTTTAAGGTAATGCTTTGATTCGTGGAGAAGCAATTATAAAGTATATAGACAGATATTAAGTGTGATTCATGTGTTTACCGTACTGATAAGTTGTTTAATTTAAGGCTCATGAAGGCGTGGTGGAAGATGTTGCATGGCATATGAGTCACGAACACCTGTTTGGATCCGTTGGAGATGATCAGTACCTTCTTGTATGGGATCTGCGTTCTCCATCTGCCAGTAAACCTATACAGTCTTTGGTTGCTCACTCCATGGAGGTGCGTTTGCAAGGAACTGAATTTTAAGAGCAGAGAAGGTTCTCCAATAACAGGGGCAGAGCCATACATACCTTTTAACATTAACCCAGCAGGGATGCAGCCTGTTCTTACAACCACTTACCTCTTGGCATTTTCCAGCATTCTTGCAAGGTAAAGAACCTGTTATGTTTGAAACATTATTGCTTCGTTTGGTGTATTTACCATCTTAAGGTTGTCTAATAAGatgattttattgttttttagcATTGTGGGTTCACCGTTCTTGTTACACGTGAAGGAGATATTAAACCCTGAAAGCACAGTTAGGGCACCGCCATGGGTTTACTACTCAGTCTATGCGTTTTGTGTTTCTCTTCAACATCTTTGACATTGTGAgtgttactctttttttttctcagtctGAGTTTCAATCTTCTATGAAAATTAAACATGATTAGTTATGCATGTTTGTGTCACAAGATGGGATTGGTTTTGTATGTTTGTGACACGAGATGGGATTGTATATGCAAGTCACACGAATTTTATTCAAGTCACAAATTTGTTTTGGGTCTTCTCTCTTACTCTATATAAACTTATTCAAGTCACAAGATTTAAAATACTCCTCTCGATCAAAAATATCTGagtcttcttctctcttgcttTAGAAGTTTTATTGAAGTCATGATCACCaagtcttcttctctcttgctctataaatttttattcaCCAAGCATTGTATTCACCAAGTCTTCTTATCTCATTCTCTTTATACAAATTATTTGAAACACAATCcttgtttaaaatgttatctttattatgttttattttataaataaattttattttttaaaaaaattaattaattttttttaagaaacccaaattaagaaactaccatTATAGCTCCAAAATTATGAGATTCTTAACTAAAATCCTTAACgacaatttattaatttaataatcaCTAAAGTGTACTTAAGAAACTATGTGGGATCCTAgggataaacatgctctaagaaGTTTTAGATATCCAATGGGGTTGCCCTTGGTATTAGTACACACCTGTACATATATGGAAAtgtacgaaaataaaataaataaaaaccaaagaaAAGACAACAAGTATTAAATTGGTATCGAGATCCCATTTGCTATATTTTATTACAACATCTCTTCGACTCCCTCTCACTCTTTGTTCTCTGTCTCCATGCTTCCAGCGATGTTCCAACACGCGCCGTCTTTCATTTCTCTCATCGTCTTCTTCACCATTCTACTACCCGTAACCTCAAACTCAGACCCGGTCACCGTCCAGCCATTCCGCATCAAACCATCCCCACCCGACACCATACCCGCTTTCCCGGAGCAATCCGACTTCTCCGGCTGCCCACTCGATCTACCAGAAGACCTCTTCCACGGCATCAAGTCAGCATGCACCGGCAAAAAGCTCCACAGAGCAAAATGCTGCCCCGTGCTAGGCGCGTGGCTCTACTCCGCTTACTCAACCACCGCTCTCAGCCGTTCCcttccctcctcctcctccgccgcctcAAGAAACGCGACGACTCCGGAAGAAGAAGACATGCCTTTGCTTCCCGACGACTCGGAGACTTGCGTCGACGGATTGGAGAAGTCGCTGAGAAGGAGAGGGATTGAGCTTCAGAGGCAGAACGAGACGTGCGACGTCGCGTACTGCTACTGCGGAATCAGATTGCATCACTTGAGCTGTTCCGAGGCCTTTAGTGTGAATGAAGAAGGGAGGCTCGTTGGAGACGAGAGTGTTGATAGATTAGAGAATGATTGTTTGAGTGGACGACACGCCAATGGTGATAGATTGTCTCATCTTAGTAGCTGTAACAAGTGCTTGAACAGCCTCTACAAGGTAACGTAGCGATGCGTGCTGTTATATGGAATTAGATTGAAAGATCAAAACTTAGCTGCAAATATAATAACTTTAGAACATGTTTTTGATGCCCTCTAAGTGATCTTGGTGTTTAATCATTTTTAGATgattagtgagtaatctagtatcTAATTAAGGTATAGTCCAAAGTTGATGACTTTTTAATGATTCTTTGGTGTTTAAAGATTAGGATTTTACTAAATGAGTGAGTGAGATTTGGAATCATTTGTTCTAGGATTCTTTCATGATCTGTTTCCAGCTTGGCGGATTTAGACAAGTTTTGTTCTTTAGCTTTGTCTTTGTTCCTTTTTATCTGACAAGTCTAACATAGTTACATACACGTATACGCGCTTACAGGTGCCGTGATCCACACGCGTCGTTTTTTTTGCTTCCTTTAATATGATTACATTCTTGTGTATCTTAATCACCAACCCACCATTAACTAAAAGCTTTAGCCACTAGCTTCTACTTTCTAGAAACAGATCCTAACCAACATAGTCAAAcacttgttttttgttttgtttgcagCTAAACCCGAAGAAAACTTCAGGGACAAGAAACCAATCAAAGGAAGACAGAAGCAGAACCACAAAGATGCATAACAAAGACTGTGTCCTGATGGGTCTCACTTGGCTTCTCGCTAAGAACCGTACGGCTTATTTCCACTCTGTCACTTCTGTCCTCAGAGCCGTCATGCTCAGCCAAAACGGCGAGCCTCGGTCATGTGCTCTGGGAGGTGACGGCATGCCTTTAGCTGTTGACTCTTCCGAATTCTCCAACGACTCATCATCAGCTTTACTCAAGTACCCGTACCACTTGGTCCACTTTATACTTTACAGCGTCATCACATTGTTATTACTAGGCTTGTGGTGACTAACGTTGACGTGGGTTTGGATTGGGTTTGGCATTTCGTGATTGGCTGATAGAAGTTAAGTGAAAATCAgatagagagaaaaagagatagGGGTGATTGTCTTATCGTCTTTTGTAAATTAGTTttgcttttgttgttgttatggcgccattttgtttaaaaaatcgcattattttttttaaaaataatttcaaatatatgtttAGCCAGATCACATTATAGGACGGCAatgcaatcaatcaatcaagaaACTATATCGATAAGAATAATTGAGAAAGGCATGTGAGGGATGGGGACGATGTTGTTTGGCTGGTTTGAGAGATACTTGTGACAGCTTTGATTCCCCGCAAAACTATACACTATAATTGATAATGCGACCAAGAGAAGTGAAGCCCCACGACTGACTTTTTATTTCCTCATACACTTGTCTAGTTAACTTGGTGTTTCACCCTCATGTGGACATAAATATCTTATAATTACTTATTAATATATACATTGCTAATTAAAAGACTATAATGATAAATTACTATTCATGTTTTCATTTGAAATTTCTTTGTACATTATATTCATTATATagaaataaatcttaaaaataattcaatattctctttgtaattataaaaaattaagaattttacttaattaatacTTAGTTATGTGTcttctgtttttaattttttaacctttttattaaaaaaaattccagataacaacaaaatatatatataaattatcttctttttttaaaatatatttttagattttggacaGTTACTTATctaattaacaaaattaaaattcacTTTTGTTTTGTagctaattatatattttattcattaagagtataagtaattttaattaattattctaaCATTTAACATGAGAGCCTGAATGGCttgataaatatttagttatgtattttgtgttttttttttaattttaatttcttattaaaagatttttcaggtaacaacacaatatatataaaatttatctttttattttaatatatattagattttggataatttttattactatacaTTTTAATTACTTATCTAATCAACATaattaaaattcgtttttatttttagttaagtTATATATTTCATTCATTAACAATATAAACGATTTTAACAGTTTAACTTTTAAGTTTGAGAACTCGAATGCAAAAAATTAATttccaaataatagtatagatttgtgtGGGCTTGCATTGTGTTTTTTAGTACGAGTCCTTCGGCCATTGTTAGTGTTTGGGAGAGACTGTCAGAGATTTTTCGATTCAGAAATGGCGTATCAGAGCGAGGGAGCTGGAGATGTTTAAAATGAAGGTAGGTATAGTCTGGTGCGGTTTCTTCGAGAGAGAACTTTTATTTGGGCTGATGAAATTAATTTTGCTTATAATTGGCCGTACTGGGTGAGCCCACTTTTAAACCAAAATTATCATCTGAACCGGTTTATTTGTTGGACATTCACTGATTTAATAACCAAAACCAAAGCGAGAATCAGTAAAGTTGGTCTGactctatcttattaaaatcgGTTTCGAATTTCGTACCTGAAGTAGTGTATTTGGTTCACTAACCAAAACCATATTGAAATCTGTTTCGATTTTACTAAACCGAACATCTACAATAAACTAATAGACCCGGTCACTTCGATTCGGTTAAGTTcggttaaaataaataaagtagaaTCTCGGTTTGGCTTTGAAGCGATAGCATTCATTAATTACTCCGAGGGGGGGGGAGACCGGAACTAAAAGCCATCTCTCGCCGGAAAGTTCATCACTTTTATcttttacttcaatccaaaacgACAGCCATGAGGTCGTTGGTTCGAATCCGATAGCTATCAAAAGGCCATGGATTTAATCAGGTTTGTTCTCctctaactaactaactaactaactaactaactctGTCTGGTTTTCCTTTATCTCGCTATTGGTTTATGGGCAAGTGTAGAAGCTTCTGGAGGAAGCACAGAAAGAAGATTCTTGTGACAACAACTTGTTTGGGAAGTGGTTATTTGCTTTACAAACTATACAACGCCCACACTCGTAGCCTCGCCGACTTGGAGCGTGAACTCGCCGAAGAGCGTCACAATGACGCAATCATCAAAACCCAGTTACGTTCTTGAACCACCACATGATAAAGTCTGTTCCTTTTTGCCCCTATTGTGTTGTGACTCTTTTGATTCTGCTAGAATGAAGGCTCATTTCGAGAACATTCAGATGATCGCTGATGTAACTACATTGCCTCACGCGTTGCGTCGCTTGAGTAGCCGCATTGCTGAGGAGATCCATGTGTCTGGTGTTATGGAGACGTTAAGTAAAGGAAAAGGAACTTTGGTTCCTTCTGAGAAGCTTTATCTTTGGAACGAGCTCAAGATTTTGAGTCCGTACTATACTTTCTCTTGCTGTACTTATTACTTATTGGTTCTTCTCTTTTATGTGTGTTGTGTGTTGCTTTCCAGGTTTCACTAGAATGGTTTTGTCTTTGTGGTCAGTTACTATGCTTAGTTTGTACATTAGAGTTCAAGTCAACGTTCTGGGAAGACACTTGTACATCGATACTGCTAGAGGTCTTACAACCTCCCATTTACTTGTAAGTCATTTTACTGACCTTagtattcattttattttttttatatttcgtttATGTGTGTATTTTGTTTTTCACAGGAAGAGTTAGATCTGATAGATAGAGAGGAGGAGAAAAAGTTTCTGACAAGTGCTGATTATCTTGCAACCAATGGCATGCCGAGTTTGATTTCCGATATGAAGAGAGCAGTGAAAGAAGTTCTCAAAGGGTACATTTACATTATCAAAGTTCTTGTAAGGATGAAATCTAATGATGCCTGCTTGATTGCAGAAAGCAGTTAAAAGATGTGTTAACCACCAGAACTCTTGAAGAAACTGTGATTCGGATTCTTGATGTGTTTATGAGCAAAGGAAGTCCACATCACTGGGTAGATTATTTAATGATGGCACAAGACACAACAATGAGTCCAAGAGACACCACCACTAGTGTTCTCTCTTCAGATGATGTAGCTGTTTCCAAGCTTCATCATCTCATAAACGAGACACGGGAAGTACTCACAAGGTAAAGAATGTGTTCTGCTCCACATAGCTTATTCGTTGCGACCATTTAAAGATTCGTTTGCCTCGTTGTCTTTGTTTGCAGCACTGAGTTTACAAATGTAGCAGAGATCTCGCTCAAGTCTTGTACCGTAGCGTTAGTAGAGGAGATGGAGAAGCAGACCGGTTTGGCTGCAGGGATGCAATTGGCGAAGCTCTTACCACAGATTGAGAAGACTATCCCGGAGATTTCAGCTGTACCGGACGAGAACCGGTTCTTGCAACTCATCAGAGACTTGCCTGAAGTTCAACTCTTTTTTACTCTTTTATACTCAAACATGCCACTACAATTCACAAAATTGCCAAATTGATTTTATGTTTACGTTTCAACAAAGTAAACACATACCGAGAATAATATGTATCAAATCATTTAGTTTCACCAGCTCATTGGTATGTCAACAACCAGACCAAACCAGAACATAAACTACTATTTACTTCTTCATTGTCAACTTTGATTCAGTTTTAAtcttcttttcattttattcATAAATTAATTGCAACCCAATTTTTGATTACAACtcaaaaagtaaaaaactaCAATATGTATTGAACGAAAAGAGTAAAGAGAAACTTGAGGAGCATCTGTCTTGGCCAAGTTCTTGTGTGTGTATGTACAGAGAAGTGTTAACTTCAAGAATCAGTGTTCCTCAAGTAGATGTTTGGTTAGAGACTCTGGATCTTGTTGACTTGTCTCTTCAACCATCTGTCTTCTTTCTTGGTTTTTGCCCCAAAGAACTAAGTAGAGTCCCAGCATTATGAACACTGCACCAAGAACACTGTAAAGCAAAGATTGGATTAGAACAAGCAACCAAGAAgaacaaaaatcattaaatatggcTTTACAATGTGTTTTACCTTCCAGAGTACAACTGATCACCAAGAACAAGAAACGCCATTGCAGCAACAAGAAGTGTCTGGAGAGGCTGGAAGACTGCTACAAAGACAGGACCGCCTTTGTAGATACACCATGTCTGAAGGTAAACCACCAATCCTGACGCTATTATTCCCTGTAACCAACAAAAGATTCTTTTAGCTAACTTCAACGTTTGAGATGAAGGAAAAGatagggagagagagaggttacCGCATATAGGATGGTGAAGAGCTCTTCCCAAGAGACAATGATCCAGTTATTGAGATCAGTTTCAACAAACAAAGCAATGACCAGAAACTGAACCAGGCCAAAGAAACATGTGAACGATGTTAGAGTGAGCTTTGCTGGGTACTTCTTTAGGACAGGAGCTTGAAGAACCATCCAACCAGCCCATGACAGACAATGCCCCATAAGGTATAACCATCCCAGCGTCCAGTTCTGCGAGTTCTTAGATTCTGTCTCTTCATCCTCATGCAAGTTAAGGCCCTTGTGAAACATAGGAAACCCTCTGTACAATGTGATCACTGTGGCTCCACCGATGCTCACTAGGGTTCCTAATACTTTAGCCACACCGTGTTTCCTCACTAGGTCTATGTGCTCCAATCTTGACACACAGAGGAAGATCAATGTTAGACTTAGAGAAGATCATgactaaaatgatattttaataaaaagaggTTGTTAATGTTAGGTACCGTAGGGCACAAGCCATGATGAAAGTGATGGCAGGAACAGAGTTTTGCATTGCAGAAGCAAAAGTTGGAGTTGCATAGTACAGTCCCAATAGATAAAATCCTTGGTTTGCTGTGATTCTGATGTTAAAACATTTAAGAGTTAACTATAAGCAATGATTTTAGGATTAAGGAAACACAAAGAGTCTTGTTTTGTTCTGCTTACCCAATAAGTGCCAAGAAGAAAAACTGAGCTAGTAAAGAGATTGTGAGTGGAGGCCTTTCCTTTCTGTTGAAACAAAATGCATTGTTAAGAACATTGACAACAATCTTATCCAACAATGGACTAAAGATGCAAACTTTATGAAATTACACAAGAAACCCAAATGAGatcaagaaaataaactttCTGAAGTTACACAAAAATCTCAGAGATGAGATCAAAGGTTCAGACTTTCTGAAGTTACACAACAAACCCACATGAGAAACAAACACACCCTTTTATTCTAGTAAGCCATAGAAACTTTGAGAGATGAAAGGACTTACTTTTCAAGGAAGTAAGCGAAGGGGCCAATAAGGAGAAGGGCAAGAAGATTCCTATAAACAGGGTAGACAACTTTGCTGACACCAATGTTAAGAGCAACTCTTGAGACAATGTGAAAGCCTGCAAAACAGAACTGAAGTGTGATCAATGCCACCACTAGCTTCATCTTCTCTGATACTACTGCTTTggccattttcttcttcttctttcttcttcttgagctcttctctttttttgatGGTTGATTGCACATCAAAGGTCTGCTTTTATATGAATGTGTGTCTGTGGTAGACTTgagatttaaaacataaaataatcattgctgattataataaattaattggaGGATTATTGGGTTTAGTGGTAACAGAATGGTCCATCATTTCTTCAAGTAGGGTACTTTGTTTATTTGTAatcaatgattatgaataatcaTGAATTGATGATGTAAGATGGTTACTTGActataataatatgatttgGAGGTTGAATGTTTATGTGACTTAGATATGTAGGGATATGTATATGTTGATAGTAACATTTGTATGTTCTTCCATTCCCACATACACAAACAGTTATGAATTTGGATTATGTCATGACTGTGACAATGATACAACTCTCTTTAACCATGAGTTCAGGTAACTTGAATATTTCCTATGCGCTAAGAAGGCAAAAGCAAGTGAAGGAATCCGTTTGTTTATTCAGCATTCATCTTCCCTTGTGGTACATTTCtgttatagtttttatttttcttttgtaataatGTCTTTATGGAATCGAATAGCATGTGATCTAACCACACAATTAGGCATCTTGTCTTGAATATGGAAAACCATCAATAATCAATCCATTTGTATATGAATAATTTGAGTAATATGTTCAATAATGAATATTTAAGGAACAACCACCGTTTTTTCAGTTAACTTGTTCTTTTATACATGTCATTAGATTCTACAAGACGGCTGCAACTATATGTACCATTAATCAGCTTCAATATAAAACTATGATTTCTTACCAAAATATATGttgaatatattttgttttccttaaatttttaatgtgacAACTGACAAGGAACTATTCTgttttataaacaatttatgATAATCATAATTGGAGTAACTAGTactctctagttttttctcttatTAGTGGGACACATGCAAGATTCTCTCCATTTCTCAGCTCATGATATGAAAACCTCtgcattaattatataatcaagAGATCCCAACTTAAACAAAATCATCAGAACAACATCAGATCACCAAAGATCAACAACAAACCGGGAAACACAGAGAGACCAGATCTTTTTTCTAGAACATCAGATCAACAAGAAACCTCTGTATTGATTGTGTGTTCAACATCGTGATATGATCATATAAACATCATATCAACCTAGATACTCGTAAAAGATACCGAGAAAATGaaagtgtatatataaaaagtcaTAAATAACAGATTCACAGTGAAACAGCCTAAAGTCAACTAATCAGGTCTGGTGGTACCGTTTCACAACTAATTTCGATTTGTCTTGCCATAAACTAAGTAGACAGATACAAAACACATTCAaatctttcttctctcttccattATTTAGGTCAACGTGCAAAGTAATTACACTTCTTTCCAATTCAAGAGAGACCACAAACGTAAGAAGATCCACAATCCATGAGTTGTGTCTCGATTCATCAGTAAAGAGCACACTCACTAGAGAGAGCAGCAACACCAACTACAATTAGACAACACTGATTCTTCCTTAAACACTCGCAACAATATCAGATAACAACAATACAACTCCTCTTGTGGTATAGATAAAGCTGAGACTAAATTTCATGTACATTACAAAAAGTTAAACAACGAACCGTTCATCTCAAATGGTTTTCTACACAAGCTCAGTTTTAAGTCACCTTAAAACAGAAGCAAATTCTTTAAGAGTCATCCAAATACAAGTTTCTTCAGGCTTGGGGTGCACTCACTGCTTTAACCAATTTCTGCAATAGCCATAAGTAGCATATGTTATTATCTTACAGCTAATGGTAAAAGAGAGAGACAGCTATAGGCTTTGATCAATCAAATGATTTTACCTTTCTCAGAGCATCAAGAGCCCTTCCTTTCTCCTCTTTCTTTTCACAAAAGCACTCTCCGCACCAGCTGGAAAATTCCTTCTGATGACTTTTGAGCTCTCTAAACACAGAGCTGCAAGGAAACGCTTGATAAGAAACTGGACCAGTCCAAAAGGCAAGTCTCAATTGGTTTAATACTTACCTTCTGCACCATAGAAGCATATTGACTCGATGTCCAGATGTTGTGGCCCTGGCACCATGGCGGTGGCGCCCACGGTGAAGTACAGCTTGCCCCGGTACATGACTATAATCATATATTTCCTGCTTTCGTAATCAAATACTTGTTTAAATTAGCCATCACTCATCAGAAGATATAAAATCTTAAGCAACTAAAAAAAGAGTAGCATACATCTGGCTTTGTTGTTGTGTTAACATGTCTCTCACACCGAGTCCCACGGAAAAACAACTCCCCACCAACAAACTGGTTACCCAAACAAACATTCAGTGTTACTTCTGAATCGTCCACATGAAAGCCTGCAAAATTTATAAGAACTAGTAAGACAAACTAGTAAAGGCCATTTGAAAATTCTGCAGGACAGGTCTCAGTACCTAAATCAAGATCCCTATCTTTCCCATATTCAACTACAAACCCATGGTGAGAGTCCAGAGTTGCTCCACCTACATCACTGAAGAATACTACAAAACAAAATACGTATGGTAAGTAACTTTTTAGCCTTAATAATACTATGTATGTAATGGATTTCACTTATATATTACCTTTAGTCATGGGACGTATAAAAGACTCCATGAGTTTGTCAAGCATGCTATCCAACCCAAAGTCGTCAAGCACAGCACCGTATTTATTCATGGTGTTTGGCCTCATGATTCTGAACTTTGTCTCACCCACCCACTTCTCAAAAT encodes:
- the LOC106439560 gene encoding peroxisome biogenesis protein 3-1-like → MDLIRSFWRKHRKKILVTTTCLGSGYLLYKLYNAHTRSLADLERELAEERHNDAIIKTQMKAHFENIQMIADVTTLPHALRRLSSRIAEEIHVSGVMETLSKGKGTLVPSEKLYLWNELKILSFTRMVLSLWSVTMLSLYIRVQVNVLGRHLYIDTARGLTTSHLLEELDLIDREEEKKFLTSADYLATNGMPSLISDMKRAVKEVLKGKQLKDVLTTRTLEETVIRILDVFMSKGSPHHWVDYLMMAQDTTMSPRDTTTSVLSSDDVAVSKLHHLINETREVLTSTEFTNVAEISLKSCTVALVEEMEKQTGLAAGMQLAKLLPQIEKTIPEISAVPDENRFLQLIRDLPEVQLFFTLLYSNMPLQFTKLPN
- the BNAANNG11090D gene encoding uncharacterized GPI-anchored protein At4g28100, which produces MLPAMFQHAPSFISLIVFFTILLPVTSNSDPVTVQPFRIKPSPPDTIPAFPEQSDFSGCPLDLPEDLFHGIKSACTGKKLHRAKCCPVLGAWLYSAYSTTALSRSLPSSSSAASRNATTPEEEDMPLLPDDSETCVDGLEKSLRRRGIELQRQNETCDVAYCYCGIRLHHLSCSEAFSVNEEGRLVGDESVDRLENDCLSGRHANGDRLSHLSSCNKCLNSLYKLNPKKTSGTRNQSKEDRSRTTKMHNKDCVLMGLTWLLAKNRTAYFHSVTSVLRAVMLSQNGEPRSCALGGDGMPLAVDSSEFSNDSSSALLKYPYHLVHFILYSVITLLLLGLW
- the BNAANNG11120D gene encoding 2-oxoglutarate and iron-dependent oxygenase domain-containing protein CP2 isoform X2; translation: MSSDQQETTTTTTTVDGSGTTTMRATTAATTTTTTFSSQRLRINPNNEHRPESYEDLKLDFPSAVYSSLEKYLPQQILVSTRDDKVKFMTDIMLRHLPHGERSRAQRHSVYRQKIITNYQPLHKELYTLAPMQCFVPSFIKAINESSEKSFRSIISEPSPGVFVFDMLQPSFCEMMLAEVENFEKWVGETKFRIMRPNTMNKYGAVLDDFGLDSMLDKLMESFIRPMTKVFFSDVGGATLDSHHGFVVEYGKDRDLDLGFHVDDSEVTLNVCLGNQFVGGELFFRGTRCERHVNTTTKPDEIYDYSHVPGQAVLHRGRHRHGARATTSGHRVNMLLWCRSSVFRELKSHQKEFSSWCGECFCEKKEEKGRALDALRKKLVKAVSAPQA
- the LOC106444116 gene encoding WAT1-related protein At3g18200-like; the encoded protein is MCNQPSKKEKSSRRRKKKKKMAKAVVSEKMKLVVALITLQFCFAGFHIVSRVALNIGVSKVVYPVYRNLLALLLIGPFAYFLEKKERPPLTISLLAQFFFLALIGITANQGFYLLGLYYATPTFASAMQNSVPAITFIMACALRLEHIDLVRKHGVAKVLGTLVSIGGATVITLYRGFPMFHKGLNLHEDEETESKNSQNWTLGWLYLMGHCLSWAGWMVLQAPVLKKYPAKLTLTSFTCFFGLVQFLVIALFVETDLNNWIIVSWEELFTILYAGIIASGLVVYLQTWCIYKGGPVFVAVFQPLQTLLVAAMAFLVLGDQLYSGSVLGAVFIMLGLYLVLWGKNQERRQMVEETSQQDPESLTKHLLEEH
- the BNAANNG11120D gene encoding 2-oxoglutarate and iron-dependent oxygenase domain-containing protein CP2 isoform X1; protein product: MSSDQQETTTTTTTVDGSGTTTMRATTAATTTTTTFSSQRLRINPNNEHRPESYEDLKLDFPSAVYSSLEKYLPQQILVSTRDDKVKFMTDIMLRHLPHGERSRAQRHSVYRQKIITNYQPLHKELYTLAPMQCFVPSFIKAINESSEKSFRSIISEPSPGVFVFDMLQPSFCEMMLAEVENFEKWVGETKFRIMRPNTMNKYGAVLDDFGLDSMLDKLMESFIRPMTKVFFSDVGGATLDSHHGFVVEYGKDRDLDLGFHVDDSEVTLNVCLGNQFVGGELFFRGTRCERHVNTTTKPDQEIYDYSHVPGQAVLHRGRHRHGARATTSGHRVNMLLWCRSSVFRELKSHQKEFSSWCGECFCEKKEEKGRALDALRKKLVKAVSAPQA